From Xiphophorus couchianus chromosome 4, X_couchianus-1.0, whole genome shotgun sequence, a single genomic window includes:
- the kars1 gene encoding lysine--tRNA ligase isoform X2: protein MADVTAVGEEKLSKNELKRRMKADKKAAEKESKGKDLGEQTDSNNANAQNASALDDETLDPNQYFKIRTQAIQELKGTAEDPYPHKYHIDLSLTDFIQKYNHLQPGDQLSDVVLAVSGRVHAKRASGAKLIFYDLRGEGVKLQVMANSRNYKSEEAFVAINNKLRRGDIIGVRGNPGKTKKGELSIIPIEMTLLSPCLHMLPHLHFGLKDKETRFRQRYLDLILNDYVRQKFLTRAKIITYLRSFLDQMGFLEIETPMMNIIPGGAVARPFVTYHNELDMNLFMRIAPELYHKMLVVGGLDRVYEIGRQFRNEGIDLTHNPEFTTCEFYMAYADYHDLMEITEKLLSGMVKHITGGYKVTYHPDGPEGQAYEVDFTPPFKRVSMTHDLEKIMGVKFPPTDSYDSDETRKFFDDLCAQKGVECPPPRTTARLLDKLVGDFLEVTCISPTFICDHPQIMSPLAKWHRSEKGLTERFELFVMKKEICNAYTELNDPIRQRELFEQQAKAKAEGDDEAMFIDETFCTALEYGLPPTAGWGMGIDRLTMFLTDSNNIKEVLLFPAMKPDDNKKSAPSEETSS, encoded by the exons ATGGCTGACGTGACAGCGGTGGGGGAAGAGAAACTCAGCAAAAA TGAGCTGAAGAGACGAATGAAAGCTGATAAGAAAGCGGCTGAGAAAGAATCAAAAGGAAAGGATTTGGGGGAACAAACTGATTCCAATAATGCCAATGCACAAAATGCCAGTGCCCTGGATGATGAGACACTCGATCCCAAT CAATACTTCAAGATCCGCACCCAGGCCATCCAGGAGTTGAAGGGCACAGCTGAGGACCCGTACCCACACAAATACCATATAGACTTGTCGCTTACAGACTTCATTCAGAAATACAACCACCTGCAACCTGGGGACCAACTGAGCGATGTTGTTCTCGCTGTGTCAG GCCGAGTTCACGCCAAGAGGGCGTCTGGTGCCAAGCTGATCTTCTACGACCTGCGTGGTGAAGGAGTTAAGCTGCAGGTCATGGCAAACTCAAG GAACTACAAGTCTGAAGAAGCGTTTGTGGCCATCAACAACAAGCTGCGGCGTGGCGACATCATTGGTGTCCGTGGAAATCCTGGAAAGACCAAGAAGGGGGAGCTGAGCATCATTCCCATCGAGATGACCCTGCTGTCACCATGTTTGCACATGTTGCCCCATCTCCACTTTGGCCTCAAAGATAAG GAAACTCGATTCCGCCAGCGCTACTTGGATTTGATTCTCAACGACTATGTGAGGCAGAAGTTCTTAACTCGAGCCAAAATCATCACATATCTGCGAAGCTTCCTCGACCAGATGGGCTTCCTGGAG ATTGAGACACCAATGATGAACATTATTCCTGGAGGAGCAGTGGCCCGTCCTTTCGTTACCTACCACAATGAGCTGGACATGAACCTCTTCATGAGGATTGCCCCTGAGCTTTACCACAAG ATGCTGGTGGTTGGTGGCCTGGACAGGGTGTATGAGATCGGTCGTCAGTTCAGGAACGAAGGAATCGACCTCACTCACAATCCAGAGTTCACCACCTGTGAATTCTACATGGCATATGCTGATTACCATGACTTGATGGAAATCACAGAGAAACTGCTTTCTG GAATGGTGAAGCACATCACCGGAGGATACAAGGTGACTTACCATCCTGATGGTCCAGAGGGCCAGGCCTATGAGGTTGACTTCACTCCTCCATTTAAAAGAGTGAGCATGACACACGATCTGGAGAAGATCATGGGAGTTAAATTCCCTCCAACGGACAGCTACGACTCCGACG agaccCGCAAATTCTTCGACGATTTGTGTGCCCAAAAAGGTGTTGAGTGTCCTCCACCCAGGACCACTGCCCGCCTCCTTGACAAG TTGGTTGGAGATTTTCTTGAGGTCACATGCATCAGTCCAACTTTCATCTGTGATCACCCTCAAATCATGAGCCCCTTGGCAAAATG GCACAGATCAGAAAAAGGTCTAACTGAGCGTTTTGAGCTTTTTGTCATGAAAAAGGAAATTTGCAACGCCTACACAGAGTTGAACGATCCAATCAGACAGAGGGAGCTTTTTGAGCAGCAAGCCAAG GCAAAAGCTGAGGGTGACGATGAAGCCATGTTCATTGATGAGACCTTCTGCACAGCACTGGAATACGGTCTGCCTCCGACTGCTGGCTGGGGGATGGGCATCGACCGTCTCACCATGTTCCTCACCGACTCAAACAACATCAAG GAGGTGTTGCTGTTCCCAGCCATGAAACCCGACGACAATAAGAAGTCTGCTCCCTCTGAGGAAACTTCTTCCTAA
- the kars1 gene encoding lysine--tRNA ligase isoform X1: MLCLVRAARQQLCQAFAVRGQWLKYASPCSAAAPAQFHAIRWRGDKSELKRRMKADKKAAEKESKGKDLGEQTDSNNANAQNASALDDETLDPNQYFKIRTQAIQELKGTAEDPYPHKYHIDLSLTDFIQKYNHLQPGDQLSDVVLAVSGRVHAKRASGAKLIFYDLRGEGVKLQVMANSRNYKSEEAFVAINNKLRRGDIIGVRGNPGKTKKGELSIIPIEMTLLSPCLHMLPHLHFGLKDKETRFRQRYLDLILNDYVRQKFLTRAKIITYLRSFLDQMGFLEIETPMMNIIPGGAVARPFVTYHNELDMNLFMRIAPELYHKMLVVGGLDRVYEIGRQFRNEGIDLTHNPEFTTCEFYMAYADYHDLMEITEKLLSGMVKHITGGYKVTYHPDGPEGQAYEVDFTPPFKRVSMTHDLEKIMGVKFPPTDSYDSDETRKFFDDLCAQKGVECPPPRTTARLLDKLVGDFLEVTCISPTFICDHPQIMSPLAKWHRSEKGLTERFELFVMKKEICNAYTELNDPIRQRELFEQQAKAKAEGDDEAMFIDETFCTALEYGLPPTAGWGMGIDRLTMFLTDSNNIKEVLLFPAMKPDDNKKSAPSEETSS; the protein is encoded by the exons ATGCTGTGTCTGGTCAGGGCTGCCAGGCAGCAGCTGTGTCAAGCCTTTGCTGTCAGAGGACAGTGGTTAAAATATGCATCCCCGTGTTCAGCTGCAGCCCCGGCTCAGTTTCACGCAATACGATGGAGAGGTGACAAAAG TGAGCTGAAGAGACGAATGAAAGCTGATAAGAAAGCGGCTGAGAAAGAATCAAAAGGAAAGGATTTGGGGGAACAAACTGATTCCAATAATGCCAATGCACAAAATGCCAGTGCCCTGGATGATGAGACACTCGATCCCAAT CAATACTTCAAGATCCGCACCCAGGCCATCCAGGAGTTGAAGGGCACAGCTGAGGACCCGTACCCACACAAATACCATATAGACTTGTCGCTTACAGACTTCATTCAGAAATACAACCACCTGCAACCTGGGGACCAACTGAGCGATGTTGTTCTCGCTGTGTCAG GCCGAGTTCACGCCAAGAGGGCGTCTGGTGCCAAGCTGATCTTCTACGACCTGCGTGGTGAAGGAGTTAAGCTGCAGGTCATGGCAAACTCAAG GAACTACAAGTCTGAAGAAGCGTTTGTGGCCATCAACAACAAGCTGCGGCGTGGCGACATCATTGGTGTCCGTGGAAATCCTGGAAAGACCAAGAAGGGGGAGCTGAGCATCATTCCCATCGAGATGACCCTGCTGTCACCATGTTTGCACATGTTGCCCCATCTCCACTTTGGCCTCAAAGATAAG GAAACTCGATTCCGCCAGCGCTACTTGGATTTGATTCTCAACGACTATGTGAGGCAGAAGTTCTTAACTCGAGCCAAAATCATCACATATCTGCGAAGCTTCCTCGACCAGATGGGCTTCCTGGAG ATTGAGACACCAATGATGAACATTATTCCTGGAGGAGCAGTGGCCCGTCCTTTCGTTACCTACCACAATGAGCTGGACATGAACCTCTTCATGAGGATTGCCCCTGAGCTTTACCACAAG ATGCTGGTGGTTGGTGGCCTGGACAGGGTGTATGAGATCGGTCGTCAGTTCAGGAACGAAGGAATCGACCTCACTCACAATCCAGAGTTCACCACCTGTGAATTCTACATGGCATATGCTGATTACCATGACTTGATGGAAATCACAGAGAAACTGCTTTCTG GAATGGTGAAGCACATCACCGGAGGATACAAGGTGACTTACCATCCTGATGGTCCAGAGGGCCAGGCCTATGAGGTTGACTTCACTCCTCCATTTAAAAGAGTGAGCATGACACACGATCTGGAGAAGATCATGGGAGTTAAATTCCCTCCAACGGACAGCTACGACTCCGACG agaccCGCAAATTCTTCGACGATTTGTGTGCCCAAAAAGGTGTTGAGTGTCCTCCACCCAGGACCACTGCCCGCCTCCTTGACAAG TTGGTTGGAGATTTTCTTGAGGTCACATGCATCAGTCCAACTTTCATCTGTGATCACCCTCAAATCATGAGCCCCTTGGCAAAATG GCACAGATCAGAAAAAGGTCTAACTGAGCGTTTTGAGCTTTTTGTCATGAAAAAGGAAATTTGCAACGCCTACACAGAGTTGAACGATCCAATCAGACAGAGGGAGCTTTTTGAGCAGCAAGCCAAG GCAAAAGCTGAGGGTGACGATGAAGCCATGTTCATTGATGAGACCTTCTGCACAGCACTGGAATACGGTCTGCCTCCGACTGCTGGCTGGGGGATGGGCATCGACCGTCTCACCATGTTCCTCACCGACTCAAACAACATCAAG GAGGTGTTGCTGTTCCCAGCCATGAAACCCGACGACAATAAGAAGTCTGCTCCCTCTGAGGAAACTTCTTCCTAA